From Amaranthus tricolor cultivar Red isolate AtriRed21 chromosome 4, ASM2621246v1, whole genome shotgun sequence:
AGGCAGATACAGAGGCAAAGCAAAGGTAAAGATGGAAGCAAATTACTCAACAAGTACTTCTATAATGCCATAAAGGAAGATACTGGAATGGGTATAGGAAAATATTCAGTCCTGCTAGCTTCACAACAGAAACACATGACGATCGAACATAATTTAAGGGGTACAAAATCAATGAGATTACAGAGCATGAGCACCTAAATATAAGAGACCCGACAAAAGAAAGACCCTCGAAAAGGGAAGTCCCACATCTGATCTCTCAAATCTTGCCTAAGACACAACCATATCTTATCATGATCTTGTTCTTTCACCTTGTACCAAAAGATTATTAAGTCCTACCAAAATATTATTAAGTCCTAAATTCGCTCTAGCATATAATGAACTAGAGACAGTTAcgtgtaattatatatataaagctCATGAATTTTGTGCGGGGGCTTAGGCTCAATTATATCGGTTATCAATCAAACGGGTCGTCCAATGAAATAAATCAGTAACCTTGTTCTTTCAACTTGTTACCGAATCAAAACttaatgttttaaaaataattttatttgacaaCTAATTTTTTACCGATTTACTGATATTAACAGATAGAAACTAATTCCCACAAAAAAAAAGATAGAAACTAATTTGTATGGATCAAAACAATTTTTACTGATTCCCTGCAGTTAATCTTAGTTTCAGTGCTGCTTTTAGCTGATAAAATAATTTCACCAAGAAAAAAATAACTATGACTTACTAAAACTCATTAAAAGTTCAATTTGATTAAATTAAAGATTCTGGACTTACATAGATCTTGACTCGCTTGCAAAGCCATATTGAAATACATCAAGCAAATGTGAAAGAATGACGCCTCAAAAATGTTTTCaaataaaaagcttaaaagagGAAAACCTTTACTTTTTTCCTCAGATTTTTGACACCGTTGCAATTTACTATAGAGAAAATGTTCTTTCCTTATATACATCTCCACTTCCTCTCCCCCGTCACTTCAAGCGGTGCTACTCCCATTCAAAAATAGGAGTACATGGGATAGAGGGCTCTAGAACGCTATGTTCTTATAATGATGCCTTTGGATCATGATCCTTTGGCTGCTTAACGAATTGCACTCCTAACTAGCAATTACATAGAATCTATAGAAAGATTATCTTATAACACCTAGAGCAATTACATAGAATCTATAGAATGATTATCTTATAACACCTAGAGCAATTACATAGAATCTATAGAAAGATTATCTTATAACACCTAGTACATATGCTAATGGCCCTCAATGACCATTATAGAACTCaaacaaattcaaataaaaGGACAAAGTTGCGTAGATCAAATCGATTTTTACTAATTACAATAAATATTACAATGCTTAATAAATTGTCGAATGAGAAAGACAAATTTGTGAAATAAGTAAAGTGCTAGGTTAAAAAATCTAAACCACAACTTTGCATCGATGCATATAAgatcaaattatatttaaatgctctttaaatcatgtgcacttcctTTTTAAGTGAATGTAGGTGATGTTAGCTACAAGTAGCAAGggacaataaaaaaaacctaGATGTTATTACTAACAAAGGTAAGGTTGTGCACATCAAACTAAGCTGGCAACCACCAATAGCATTGAGGTAATGTAAACAATGCTAATGTAAATACGTAATGTTACAAGGGAGAATCATCacgaaaaaaaaatctaaaacccATATGTGATAAGCACGAAGCAGTTAAAAAGATTACAGGCGCTTCATGTGTATAGTAGCATAGAAAGAGTAAACAAAGAATCACTAGCAAGGCAGGAGAACGAAGTTCACATAGCCTTTTTTTACCAATAAAGATCGACATTTTCAAGAATATGAGGTTAGATAAAGTATAATGATTATTTATCATATCAAGTTGCAAGGACTAGTGTTGCATGTACACGACAGTGatacacaataaaaataatgtcaGAGCCTTAATCCTAAAAGATTAGGGATTGGCTACATGAGCCAATATATCAGTTACAATGGTCGTCCACGTAAATTCttctttttcattcattttgattttctaccatatcaatttgtaagtctagatCCCTCATATCCTTTTCCACTCCTGTCCTCCAAATCATATTCAGTCTTCCTTGTCCTCATTTAAGTCTCCCACGCACcaactttctatcttccttaTCAGTTTGTTAGAAACTCATCTTTTGCGCATGCCCAAAACATCTTAAACGATCTTTTCTTCAATATTTACAACTTCTAAACCCTTTATTATATCTTCATTTCAAAATTTATCTCTCAAGACTTCACAACTATTCTAatggaaaatataaattatatgagAGGCACATAAGTTCACAATTTACAACCCTTACAGTCCCCTAAAAAATAACCCAAATTTACAAACAGATAGAACCACCACGGATTACATGGTTTAGAAGTAAAAAAATAGCCCATTCACAAAGGGaataagaaacaaaaagaattaaaaGTACCTATCGAATTTGTATCCATGCAAAAGAGACTCTGCAAGAATTGTTTTTGTAGAAGTCGCCAAACAACCAAACAAAGCAGCCAAAAACCCAAACATGTTAAAACTCAATTCAGTCATAGAAGTTAAAAGAATCCCTCCAACAATTGGGACCAAAGAAGCCCAAATTCTCCACTCGAAGTATTTTCTCCAAACAAGCCACTGCAAAATAACTGTTACAATTTATGTTCagaaaaagtgataaaaactatctaaacTCAAAGCCGAGTAAAAAAACCTTTGATCTCAAACAACCAACCTGTTGTTGCGGGAGTAAAGGATTTAATGGTCTGCATAAAAGAGACTGGTATATATCGTAAGCTCACATTCCCCAAGACTATGTTGATGCAAAATACAAACGACATGGGAAAAATCCTTTTCCAACGGTCCTCAGGCTCAACTGCTATCAAAGGTTTTACCTTCAAGATCTTTATAGCCACATAAGCTCCAATAGATGAGCATATGAAGTGGACACAAGATACTGTAAGAGGAAACTTGAAATCCAGTTTCTGTTTCAACAAAAAACATCAAGTTTTAATATTCATACAGATTTTCGACTTGCAAACAATCAAGAAAATACTGTATACATCTGATCAACAATGTTGAGTTAAACTGATTAGATCTAATCTAAAATTGACATAAAAATGTTTCTGATTAGAGTCTGAGACTCCAAAAAACCAAGTGTCCTAATTGActattcttcattgctcattcatGATCAATTCAAATCAATTTCTCCCCAACAACTTTCCATTGCCCCAATGCCATAGATAAAATTTTGCTAAAAGCAAGTCCCTCTTTCTGTTCCAAggactttctatttttagcaatagCAAATTCTGTatgaccgtctcaccatgagacgacgAGCCCAAATAATTAatctatttttctaattgatcactttaagattataagtgatcattttaaaacagTAAGTGTACATTGGGCTAGTCCAATAAAAATGGTCTCACCGGGTGACTGtctaatttgaaaatttgtgttttagCAATGTTTGCTGAAAATATTGTATAGCTAACGATGAGGTTCCAACTTCTTAATACTAAAAAATACAATAGGCATAAATAATATGCTTGgcttataattgaaaaagaGTAACATCAAGCCAAAGATTACCTTTTTATTTGTAACAAAATACTATACAAATTACAATGCAGCACAAAGCAATTCTTAAACTTCTCAATATGATCATTCTTGTAAACATACTTTATAATCCTCATTCCTCAACAATAAAATGAAACCCAATAGTACAAAACCGGCACAAAAGACCTAGTTTCATCTTTATAGAAACCCTAAATTTGccaaagcaaaaaaaatcacCACCTTCTTTGATGGGAAAATTTTTGACGGAGTGACATAAACATCAAATAGAAAGAGAAGTTTTCTAAACACATGTACATAACACTGAAACACAAATTTCATCATCAAATTACATTAAATGGCTTTCACATAGGCCGAGTTTGGTTTCGaattaaacacaaaattaaGAATGATACTGATAGCAAACATGGTCTACAACTTTGCATGTATACACGATTTATCAATGTAGTCCTGTTATAATTAGAAACCAAACAACTATACAATTCAACCCATTGAAAATGGACATAAGAACAAACACAAAAGcaaattatcaaattattaaatGGAATTCAGCCATGGGTTAATTCTCTTATTCAGATGTTGAAATGTAAAAAGGCATTAAAGGAAAAACTTAAAAGTacacatttttaaaaattgaaatgcaGCAGCTAAAAAATACTCCTATATTAACATTTAATCAATTGAAGGAAACAGAAAGATAATGACCTGAAAGATCCATTTGTTGATGATAATAACAGTGACATTGAAAGCCCACCATTGAACAATAGCAAGAAGAGATCTGATGACTCCCCAATTGATAAGCCCTTCCTCCATTTATGTTCTTGTTCTCTTTTTCTTCACGGATCCAAATAATAAAGACCCAGATTGATTGACTCCTATATTAccctttaaattttcaaaaaacccCTTCTAATTTATAGGCAAATGAACAAAAACACAATTCAAGCAACAAGTAACTGACGAAAGGACAGATTGATTGTTGTTTTTGGGTGTGAAAGATATAGGATTTAAATGAAACAATACATAATTGTGAATTGCAATTGTAatagttattattgttatagttgtaaattgaaaatgagaagAGGTTGGAGTGTCATGAAGAGGAAGAGGGTTAGACACGAGGGAGAAAATAGTATGTGAAGAGATTTGTGTGATTTCATGTTGTCTGTATCTTCGCTATTTAGCCTTTTCCCTTaaaaaaattacctacaataatttaatattttcatcatttttccacaataattttatctattacattttttcgacattttattttaatttattaattcttttcttaaaataaaattttttatagcaagtcatccgatTATCGAGTTTAGTCTAAGAAAATTTATTCATGGTTGATTAATAGGTggatttattttagaaaaaacatgaaaatattgaattattcaagatactttttaccaaattgatattaaaaatcaacatttcACCCATTCTAGCTATGAATAATCTCATACTTAgactaattttaataatttaatatcaatatttGACTAGCACTTTCCCGCAACATATTCTATTGCTTTTTAACACACTAAAATTCAGTCTTATTATTGCCGTCTAATAGAAATACCCAAATACTTCGTACAAATATAATCTATATAATAGTCGCAATAACTATTTACGTGTCAAACTATTCTTAAAAGTGACACATGTCATTCTACCACTCATTCTGATTTTTTActtgcaatttttgtttttacaaTGAATCAGAAGcttaactttgatttttttaagtaaattatgttttttttttttttttaacaaaaatagagTCATGCTTGATAAGTGAGATTCATCTCACTCATAGGATAGTCTTGCATATTACTTCATTTTAGGTATGTTATAGTTGCATTTTGCCGCTTTTTCTACTTTGTTTCCCTCCCCCTCTGAGCTCTGGTTTGTTGTGCAGGTAGTTCTTGGCTTTAAGGCGTTTTTCAGAGTTAATTGCAGAATGGTTCTCGTGGTCTGAGGGAGAGtgattaatttcatttttcGTTCATCTCATCATATTTAATTTAGCATCTTTGTTTATTTTGGCAtgcttaattatatataatgagTAAGTTCTATTCTAGGGTTTGGGGTGAAATTGCTCATCAAATATAGGGGGTTAATGTGCTCAAGTTTGAGTTGATTAGCTTTAAAATGTATGTTGTATCAATGAAATTTAGTAGATAAGCTATCCCAAGAAGGTGCACAAGTGTTATTTTATCATATTGATTATAGTTGATTTTGTGATTCTTATTGAAGTTATACTTAGTTTGGAATCATTAAGGGTCAATTACTAGCTTAAGAAGGCATGCATTAGATGATGTTTTTAATGACTTAACATCTACCTAGCTTGGTAGTGAAAATTGGAAGAAAAAAATATACGCTAATTTGcaacaaaaatttcaaaaattagcCCATTAgaatgttatttttaaaataagcgtctttagATTCAGACCTGAGATTTGGCTTTACTTTGCTATTACGAATAATGAACATAACAAAAGGTGGActcaaaaattccaaaaaaaaaaaaaaaacaaaaaaactaagtcttgttcattattagttaCAACGAATAAGGTAGCCAAGTCAACACCTTGTTAATTGTTACTAAGAGCGAACAATAACTTGACTTTTGTTTACTAGGTTACCCTTGCTCGATGTTAGTAACAGAGACTAAGACTTAGTTGGCTTTTTATTGACCTTTTCTCTTCGCTATTTGAACTAAACGTTATAATGCTTAAAGTAGTCGTTAGTGAGTTCGTTGTTAATAACACCGAACAAAGGTTCCCTAAAAAAATTGATTTCCCACCTTCATTCCATCTAACTCTCAATATTTTCTCTTAACTTTATGTTTCAATCGTTGTATAATACATTTTGTTGTGAAGTGAAATTGAggtataaaactataatttatgttattatttatttgggttACCTTAGTAAATCAATTAGCATTGAGAAGTGCTACTGTGGTTATGAAGTAGAATATCGTCACAATTAGAGCGATTTTGATCCAAGTCGTTATTCTGTTGCATGTTCTTTTTATAATAATGAAGCATTGGGCTGTAGCTACTTCAGGTGAGTTGAATCTAAGGTCACACATgatagaaaaatataattataaagcTTGATAAGGAGAAAGAAGAGCTTCAAAACGATGTAGTTAGCTTGAAAAGGCAATTTGATGTTCTAACGGTGCAAATGAGGGAAGAGACAAAGAGAATTAAGAGAATTCAAGGAGTAATGTCGGATagtatattaactttttaaaaagtttaaaatattgTATAGTATGATCATTATTCTAAAGATGAGTGATGTACTTTGTGTTTCTTTTTGAGTATTAATGAAACTATCTCGTACTTATTGCAGAAATTTCAATATATTCATTGATTATGTTTGATGtattttcaatatataattCAACAAGCTAAGATCATGAGGTCTTGAAGCTGTTTGATCCATCTCTTTTATAATAAAATGTATGCTTGATTATtcgtatatatttatatgtagaTAAAAGAATACTTCAACGTAAAGAAAAGTTTGCttgtttgtgatttttttttatttagtgttacATGGATGGGCAAGTTCTATTGTTATGACCTACATTATGACAATGACGACAAGCATTACATTTGCTTATGCCTTCGTCCATTTCATTTGAGAAAATTTTGAAATCtttaagtcaaaaaatcaaaaaaatgaactaaataattcaactttcaacttattccaaaagtaagcgtgaaattctcaaatctgaggtttggggctgttcgcagttactaactgtgaacaggtcaaaaaagacaaaatagttgttcgcagttagtaactgcgaacagctattttaacctgtttttgtggagcatgctgttcacagttactaactgtgaacatgtcaaaacaggtcaaatagttgttcgcagttactaactgcgaacaattattttgtcttttttgaactgttcgcaattagtaactgcgaacagccccaaacctccgattttgaaatttcacacttacttttgaaataagtttgaaagttagattatttggttcatttttttaatttttgacttaaagatttcaaattttctttcatttgatatCCCCTTTGACTTGGGCCTTCCTTACCAGCGCACTTAAACTGTACTATGTCTCAATTTAAACCCAAAGTACTGAGGCCATGCCATGTTGTCTATCAGAGGCCTAATATAAGCCTCGTATATAGTCAACTGCTACGATTTCTTGAAAGTTGGCCTTCTTAGTGTTacagatgatgatgatgtttgaGGCGTAAGAAGTATACATGGTATTATCGTTTCTCCAATTACTTGCACTTTCAAGTGATATCACATGCAAGAAATAAACACCCTTCAACACATAATTGAATACTTTTCGGGAGGTTGGTGTTAGTCACATCGTGCCCATGTCCTCGTTCATGACATATACACCATTTAAACATACCACCTACCTGATCTATCCAAAAAAATGACATCTTGCTTCACAACTTCAACTGCTCTCAGGCCTTTGATGATCTTATGTTGTTTAATTTGTTCTGCAATTCTACTAAAAAACTCCAGATTTATATTGCCTATGTGTCGGTTGAAATTGCTAAGTGACGTAGACATTCTCCATGATGTGCAAAAGGTGGTTTACATTACGTTAACTCTTATGTCATCTAAAAGTTTGATTTTGGGGGTTCATGAGGAGTATAAGATGACGATAGCACAAAGGtttagattttatgggttaGAAATGGCATAGGCTTAGGAGAAGGAATGAAAGAAGTTACATTCATATCTTGTGTTTCTAAAGTTTACACATTTTCATTTTCCACATTTACTTATTTCACATacaactctaaagaaggaatatGTGTAGATTTTAAATGCTCTCAAATACCCTCTAATAACGCATCATCATTAATGGGATATGCTAaaattttccattcatcccATATTTGAAACTCAATTTCACACTATTTGTTGAGTCAATACCAATTCTTGAGCATATATGAAGTTTTAATTCATCCAATGTCATGTTTAAATTGCTTACAAATAGTTTACGTGTACCACCAACATACTCAACATTCATATTacttgttttaatttctccattctaaaaatataatatagtcACACAAAAAGATGACATTTTTAATGTAAAACACATTACATCCAAACTACTGTTAACTCTATGACATGAACAAGATATAATAAGTACAAATACATATACTATCACCATTAAGtacaaatttcaaaataataaacctTAAATCAATTACATCATTCAAATTCACTATCATCTACTAATATTCAAaatctaaaacaaaaaaaagtcaaaaatcaataaacgaGGACCTTCAATCAAAAAGGGATGAATAAGTGAGCTTAATTTGCAAATTTGTGGCTTATATCGAAAGGAACAAAGACATTACTAATAAACtctaaaatgaacaaaaaacgaaaaataataagtaaattttaccttaaatcaACCCAAGTTTCAAAATACTTTAATATAACTAAATTGAAGGAAAGAGAAGAGGATTGAAGATGCTAAGATGTTTTAATGAAGTTTTTAGGAAAAGGGGAGTAGATATTTTTGGTTGGAGTTAGagtttacaaaaataataatgaaataatggGAAATGTTGGCTTATATAGCTCGACTTTAtttggaaaatttgaataaaataagattatttaacaatttaatttcaaaaataagcttcgtgaaaacttaattctcaaaataagcgtctgtacattcaaacctagccttggagtaaatcgctgttactaacagcgaaagacaaaaaaaaaaaaaaaaaaaaaaagccataagtcgctgttactaacagcgacttagggagttgaccagtcaactcattAAGTCGCTATTTGTAACAatgactttaaggttaactggtcaactctttaatctcgtaggttggaatgaaaAAGTAACTGAaaactgaaaacttaaaacgcattaagtcgctgttactaacaacgacttaaaataaataaataaataaataaataaatttaagtcgactccaaggctaggtttggatgtacggacacttattttgggaattaagttttcacgaagcttatttttggaattaagttgttaaaacatcttattttattcaaattttcaacaaTAATGAAATAATGGGAAATGTTAGCTTATATATATAGCTCGACTTTATTTGTtattactaatagcgaacaacGTCAAAATTAGAGGTTTGAATTAGTATAAGgttattttggaaaatacttTCCCAAGAACCTTATTGTAGAAATTGTTTTGGGCCAAcgggctttttttttttttttttttttttttttacaaaaactcTCTTAATAGTTGCATAATCAATATCATGGCCTAGGTTTTTATCGTTGCCCTTGGGTTAGTGGATTTGTAGAGTAAAGGTCAAGAAACCCACACTCTCATCTAGTTCCACCTACCTCATTCACCAATAATGTGAAGAAGTTAAAATAATGCATAATAATTATCTTCATTCATTTATATGCTTACAATACCCCTAGCATGATTAATTGATTTCACTAAGCATTCAAATTAGATCACATCAATGTTCCATCAATGGGCACAAAGATTTACACCTCTTTGGTTTCGAATAGCAATAATTATagtaaaataacacattaatttTGTGAACATTCACCAAACAATAATCAATCGAAAACAATctatttgttatcactaacaaaaataaaattgcatataaaCCCCTCCAAGCATTAATTGTTGATCACATCCCAATCAAGttcttcaagattttttgtACCTTAGATCTTAAGATTATTAAAACAAACATGCAAATTGGGTGATAAATATTTCAGTTTAGTAACCTATAAATACTATTTGGGAATTAACTTGATTATTACCAACAAGCCTCATTCTTGGTACGTATAACATATTACTGTCCAGTCCGAAAGCTGACTGGATCCATAAAATAGAACCAGACATCTACATTAACTGTTAGCATTGTTATGTTACAAACACCTAAAATTTGTATGTTGCACACTTCATGAAAAACCAATGGCTCCTACAAAAGATTTTACATCATTTATAGATGGACTCTAACATCCGCATTTCCTTAGACAAGCTTCTTACAAGTCGCCTGGAGATGTAAGCCGTAATCTCTTCGGGGCTCGTTCCTCATCCAAGTCTGAAGACGAATCCTCAACCACTTCATTAGTGTGTGCAATATCATCATTTCCGTCATCATCAATGTTCTCGAGATCTGGATCGGATGGATCCTCGATTTCTTTACCATTACTAGTATGTAATTCATCCAGATCATTGTTCCCATAGATTTTAGCCAATTCTTGCGAATCCTCGGCTGGTGTCTCCATCATATCACTAGAAGCAGAAGCATAGCTTTCGGTCAAACTATCTACATCT
This genomic window contains:
- the LOC130811032 gene encoding UDP-galactose transporter 1, which codes for MEEGLINWGVIRSLLAIVQWWAFNVTVIIINKWIFQKLDFKFPLTVSCVHFICSSIGAYVAIKILKVKPLIAVEPEDRWKRIFPMSFVFCINIVLGNVSLRYIPVSFMQTIKSFTPATTVILQWLVWRKYFEWRIWASLVPIVGGILLTSMTELSFNMFGFLAALFGCLATSTKTILAESLLHGYKFDSINTVFYMAPFATLILAVPALVLEGPGVIVWLNTHPSVLYSLIIIFGSGVLAFCLNFSIFYVIHSTTAVTFNVAGNLKVAVAVLISWLIFKNPISGLNAVGCAVTLVGCTFYGYVRHLITQQPPGTPRTPRTPRNWTEMLPLVNDKLDDKV